A DNA window from bacterium contains the following coding sequences:
- a CDS encoding glycosyltransferase family 10, which translates to MAEKVAKRIRLSVVDFSTNEGLADRLLDWVVDRYDVQFVDRDAEYVLHSCYGYDVLKHPGVRIFLTGENVRPDFNLCDYAFGFDRLDFGDRYCRLPLYRLYRPVYERICRPRPPAGEALAGKSGFCAFVASNIDGDPARRRIVDLLNAYRRVDMGGRWRNNVGGPVDNKYAFQSRYKFAIAFENTSTPGYTTEKIADAMASNAIPIYWGDPEAARDFNPDAFVDCMAFGSLEAAVERVRQIDRDDELCRKILSEPWFRDGREPEHLREERFRAFLGNIFDPPWEQAFRRNRGRWGRKYERRLEEAFHRPHVQAVRYIHGAFRHLRRAGRTYAWRPAPMGVTADTLCEDRPLPTPRGVAGPCSDR; encoded by the coding sequence GTGGCGGAAAAGGTGGCGAAGCGGATCCGGTTGAGCGTCGTGGACTTCAGCACCAACGAGGGGTTGGCCGATCGACTGCTGGACTGGGTGGTCGACCGGTATGACGTGCAATTCGTGGACCGGGACGCGGAATACGTCCTTCACTCGTGCTACGGATACGACGTCCTGAAGCACCCCGGCGTGCGCATCTTCCTGACCGGAGAGAATGTCCGCCCCGACTTCAACCTTTGCGACTACGCTTTCGGCTTCGACCGGCTGGACTTCGGCGACCGCTACTGCCGCCTGCCGCTCTACCGTCTTTACCGGCCGGTGTACGAGCGCATCTGCCGGCCCCGCCCGCCCGCAGGCGAAGCCCTTGCCGGCAAGAGCGGATTCTGCGCCTTCGTGGCGTCGAACATCGACGGCGATCCGGCCCGACGCCGGATCGTCGACCTGTTGAACGCCTATCGACGGGTGGACATGGGCGGCCGCTGGAGGAACAACGTCGGCGGGCCCGTGGACAACAAGTACGCCTTCCAGTCCAGGTACAAGTTCGCGATCGCCTTCGAGAATACCTCCACGCCCGGATACACGACCGAGAAGATCGCGGACGCGATGGCCAGCAACGCCATCCCGATCTACTGGGGAGACCCGGAGGCGGCGCGCGATTTCAATCCCGACGCCTTCGTCGACTGCATGGCGTTCGGATCGCTCGAGGCGGCGGTGGAGCGCGTCCGGCAGATCGACCGGGACGACGAACTCTGCCGGAAGATCCTGTCGGAGCCGTGGTTCCGCGACGGCCGCGAGCCGGAACACCTTCGCGAGGAGCGGTTCCGGGCGTTTCTGGGGAATATTTTCGACCCCCCCTGGGAGCAGGCGTTCCGCCGGAACCGCGGACGCTGGGGGCGCAAGTACGAGCGGCGGCTGGAAGAGGCGTTCCACCGTCCGCACGTGCAGGCCGTGCGGTACATCCACGGGGCGTTCCGTCACTTGCGCCGCGCCGGGCGGACCTATGCGTGGCGCCCCGCTCCGATGGGCGTTACGGCGGACACGCTCTGCGAAGATCGGCCGTTGCCCACGCCGCGCGGTGTTGCCGGGCCTTGCTCGGATCGGTAG